The [Eubacterium] eligens ATCC 27750 genome segment ATGAATTAATAGATAAAGATTTTAGAACTGTATATTTTAAGAAACTGGCATATACTTCAGATTTTAGTGAAGTTAAATACAACATTAAAACAAAGCTGACAAAAGAATACAGGGATTACGATATCAGTGCGGTTAAGGTGTGTGATGCTAATGGACCATATATGGGCAGAGGCTTTTTTTACCGGGAGAATAATAATGATAACAAATGTGATTTCTGGGTTCAGGAGTGGACTGAAGATGATATAAGCAGAAAAGTTATAAAGTATTTTCAAAAGATTGTAGATTATTGCAAGGATAATCATATAGAAATGGTGTGTATTACAGAGCCAATAACACCAACAGCTGTTGTAAAAGGACCTTCGAGAGATGCCAATACATTTTTTAAAGACATTTGCAGTAATAATAATGTAAGATACATTGATTTTACATTATTAAAAAATGATGTATTTGATATTACAGATAATGATTTCTGTGATTGGGAAGGACATATGTATGGAGAGGCAGCAGAAAGGTTTTCTGGGATTATGTCAGAGGTTCTTGCAAATGGTAATGAAGAATATTTTTATGATAGTTATAAGGCTAAGATTGATGAAATAGAGAGGAAAAAGCCTTGAAATATTTAAGAACAGTGCTTTTTATGGCAGTGATTGCCGGCATGATTCTTATAATGGATTATGCACTTGTTCCATCCGGGTATATAAGGTATATAATTCACGAGACTAATAATGCTGGTAGTGATGATGGATATGACAATATAATAATCGGAGCTTCACATGCAAGATCTGCTATAAATCCAGTAAAGCTAGACGAAGCAGGAGTGTCTGACAATGCGTTTAATCTTGCTATACCGGGAGAGACTGTAACGGATTCATATTATCTTTTAATGGAGAGTGACCGGCATAATAATGTAAAAAGAGTTATATATGACCTTGATTATCAGTACTGGTGCAATTATGCAGAGAGGGAGTTTGAAGACTGTTTCATATACACATGGCTTCCTTTCAGTAATGTAAAGCTTAAGTATATAGCTGATAATCTGCTCACAAAGGATTTTCGTACTGTATATTCAAAGAGATGGGCTTATGAGATATCACCGTCTGCTATTATGAATAATCTTAAGGTTAAGAGCAGTGCGGCATACCGCAACTACAGTATGGATGCAGTTGAGATACATGATGCCGGAGGACCTTATGCTGCCAAAGGATTTTTCTATAGAGATATGAAGATGGACAGCCTCGTGCCATCTGATATTGTTGCATGGGATGAGAGTGGAATCAGTGATAAGGTTCTGGATTCATTTGAAAAGACTGTTCAATATTGTAAGAAGAATAATATTGAACTGGTATGCGTTACATCACCTATTACGCCGACAACATCAGTTAACGGTTATTCGGAACAGGCAGGAGCATATTTTACGAGGCTTTGTGAAGAATATGGTGTTGAATATTATGATTTCAATCTGTTAACAATGGATACACTTCCAAGAACAGATGATGACTTCTTTGATGAAGAAGGTCATATGCTTGGAGAACTTGCCGACAGATATTCAGATATACTGGCATCAGTTCTTCTTGACAAATGTGACAAAAGTACCGCTTTTTATGGTACTTATGCACAGTTAGAGCTGGCAGTTTATGAAAATTATGTGACAAAACAGTGAAACTGACAAAATATGCTTGCTATAAACATAACAATGTGCTAAACTTCATTCACTGCATATGTTGAATCTGCAGGTAGTAAAGAGTCGTGATGTACTACATATCTGTTATTGCATTTGGGACACTTAGGCTGCGCCAGAGGAAGTCATATGTATTAATAATACGCCTGCTATGCAGGCACTTTACGCCGGTGTGGCGGAACTGGCAGACGCACAGGACTTAAAATCCTGCGGGACTTATACTCCCATACGGGTTCGATTCCCGTTGCCGGCATCTAATTATGGCTGTACAAGAATGAGTGGATTCTTGTACAGCCTTTTTTGTTTATAGAAGAAAATAAAAAACCTAAAATTTGTGAAAAATTACAATGCGTCTAATATATAAGAAAAATGTCGGAAACCAGTAAATGCGATGGTTGCAAGGTTTGAGTACAAGAGGCAAAAAAGAGTTTTATTGCTTTTAGAAAGATAACAATGTTGATATTGTGGAAAATGCACAAAATAGACACTGAATATCAGAGTAGAGGGCGACATAGTTACCAATGGTTTAAATTGACTGGGTGAACTGTTTGTGATAATCTTATGAAAGATTTCGGGAAATAAGGGAATTTCCCGTGCAACAATGAGATATCGTATGAATTACGATGTTTTAGGAACAAGGAGGCAATTTATGAAAAAGAACAGAAAAAGGATTGTGGCGGCGTTCATGACTGTTCTCATGGCGTTGACATTAGTCCCAACATGGCTGTTGGGTGGCGTGTTTGCTACTACAGCTAAGGCGGATGACGCTGTTTATACAGCTACATCTGGTACAATTGGCGACTATTTCAAGCTTCAGAATAAGGTTGTAGATGATGCAGGAAATAGTGCAAAAGTTTATCTGTTAGACGGCAAGGAAGTTAAGTCAAAAGGCCGAATCAAATTAGGCACAGTGGAGAGTTCTAAGGATACAGGTTCTATTACTTTTACAGTAGCTGAAGGTAAAAAGGCTAAAGTTGAGGTATGGGCTATATCTGCTAATAGTACTACAGATTCAGAAATAGGAATATTTACATCATCAGGAGATGTTAAAGCAAAGGCAATATCGTATGCAACAAAAAATAAAAAGTTGGGTGACATTGAATATGGTAAAGCTAAAAATGGTATTGAACTTACAGTAAGTGCTGATGAGTTAACTGCTGGAGATTATTATATTGCGACAGTTAAGGGTGCAGCACAGCCATCAAATGTTTATTATGTAAGGGTTACAGAGACATCAGCGGGTCCTGTAGTTGGTGACAAACCATCAGTAAAGGCTGATTCAGTAAAGGCTGTATATAATTCAGAGACAGGCAAGATTGATGTTACATGGGAAGCAGCAGTTGAAGGTTCAGGATCTTCAGTATTCAATATTTATGTAAATGATTCTAAGAATCCAGTTAAATCAGTACCTTGTACTGAATATTCATATTCTTATGAGCCAACAGCATCAGGGGAATATACATTTACAGTAAAGGGTGCTCTTGGAACAGATGAAGAGGAGACAGGTGCAACAGGGAAGACTACATGCACACTTCCACTTAGTGCACCAACAGTTAAAGCAACAAGAGTTCCAACAGATGGAACAAAGATTAATGTTGAAGCATCTGGTTCAGAGGCAGAAAAATATGAGTTCTCTGTATATGATTCAGATAAGAAGCTTGTAAAGACTGTAGAGGCCGAAGCTAAAGACGGTAAGGCAGCAACAACAGTTGAGGGTCTTAAAGAAGGATATAAGTATTATGTTTCAGCTACAGCTGTAAGAGGAGAAGAGAAGAAAGAATCTGACGGTGAGAAGATGGCAAGCGTAATGCCATATGCTGAAAAGGATACATCACAGGCAATACCTGGAATGACAGTTATTAATACTAATGATGCAGATAATTCTAAGACAGTAAGTCTTACAATAGTAAGAGAAAATGGAACTATAAAAGCAGGTCAGACAAGCGGAAAGAGTTCTAAGATTGAAAAGACAGGCATTAAGTATGGAAGTTTAATAGCAGCTCCGGCTACTACAAAGGACTTCACATTTTCTGCAACTATTAAGGTTACAGGTGCTGAAAGAGGAACATCTACATCAAAGCAGCAGGGCGTGTACTTAGGTGCATTTGCAGATACAAAGCAGGCAACTAAGGACATTATTTCAGCTGAACTTGGCACAGATGGAAAAGCATATTCAGCTTATATTGGAATCAAGAAAGATGGCGAATTCGACAGAGATGGCGGAGTGGATGCTAAACTTGATACAGAGTATAAGGTTACAATCACAAGAACAGGCAGTGTATATACATATTCAGTAAAAAATAAAAATGATGATGTTGTAATGCAGGAGTCTGTAACAGCAACAGCAGATGCGTTAAAGGAAGGCGGAGCAGCTATTCCAGCGATTGCACTTGTTGGTGCGACAGCTACTATAACAAACATTAAGCTTACGGTAGATGGAAAGGCTGAAGTAGATGCAGCAAACTTTACTGGATCATTTAATCCATTCGTTGATAACTGGGCAATTGTTGATGCTCCGGTTTTATCAGATGTAACAACAGAAGAGAATAAGAAAGATGGAAAGATTACTATTAAAGTTGATGAAGAAATCAGCCCAGTAGGAGCAGCAGAAGTATCAGTAGATATGATTGATGCCGAGGGTAAAGTTGTTGATACAAAGGTAGCCTCTTCTACAGGAGCAAGTGTTACTTTTGAACCAAAGGCAAGTGGTGATTATTCATTTAAGGCATATGCAACAAGACCAACAGAGACAACAAAGAAGGAATCAGAGTCAATAACAGTTAAGGGATTTGTTCTTCCGATAAAGGCTCCTGTTGTTAATGCAAGAACAGCTACAGATAGTAAGGTAGAAGTTTACTGGGATGCAGTTCCAGAAGCTAATACATATAAAGTTGAGTATAAGAAGAATGGCGATGAAAGCTTTGCGGTATTGACAGAAGGAACAACAGCTCTTTCAGCTATGACACCTTCACTTACAGCAGGCGAAACTTATATCTTTAAGGTTACAGCAACAAGAACATCAGATGGACAGTCAAAGACATCTAATGATGTAATATTTACAGTAGCAGATCATGAGCAGTTCGTATGGAAATTCTCTGCATTTGGTCAGGGCGTAACAATTAATGAAGATAAGCTTAACGATAAGAAGAAATCAAATAATGGTTACTCAGGAAGCGTTAATACAGGTGATGGTTCTGTTAATGTATGGTCAGTTGGAAGCAAGGGTAAGTTAGTACCAGCTTCAACAGATGGTGTTGCTTTCTATTATGCAACAATACCTGCAAATAAGAACTTTACACTTACAGCTACAGCTAATGTTAATTCTTGGACATATACTAATGGTCAGGAAGGTTTTGGTCTTATGGCTGCAGATGCTGTAGGAACTAATGGAGATTCATCAGTATTCTGGAATAACTCATACATGGCTTCAGCTACAAAGGTTGAGTATTACAGCAGTGTTGATGAAGAAACAGGTGTGGCTTCAGTGAGCAAGACATCAGGAGACAAGATTTCTATGAAGCTTGGTATTGGCTCACAGGAAAAGATTGGCGTAACAAACGACAATATTGATAAATTAAAAGATAACGATACTGATACAGTAACTAATGAATTTAAGACATCAATGTCAACTCTTGATACATCTAAGTTAGGTAGCGAGGCAGGAACATATAATCTTATTGGTAACTATACTAATACAGATTCAACATTTGTAGGTACAACAGTTGAGAATCCAATTACAACTATTAAACTTACTATTCAGAAGAATAACACAGGTTATTTTGTAAGTTACACAGATGCAAATGGAAATACAACAACTAAGAAATATTATGATACAGAAGCACTTAGTAAGCTTGATGCAGATAATGTATATGTTGGTATGTTTGCATCAAGAACTTGTGATGTAACATATACTGATATTTCGCTTACAACTATTGATCCAGCAGATGATGCTCCAGCAGAAGAAAGACCAGTTGAGTACAAAGATGTAGTATTAAGCGTGTCTTCAGCTTCAACATCAAGCTCAGAGAATTACAAGCTTAAGGGTATGTCTAATGTAGATGGTCATGTAGTAGTAACAAAGGGCGAGGAAGTTGTTGGCGAAGGTGATGTTAAGGCATCAGAAGCATTCGCATTTGATACAAAGCTTAAGGTTGGTGATAACAAGTTTGTTGTTACACTTACTCCAGATGAGAACTTCAAGTTTGGTGATTACGAACTTCCAACATCATATGATCCGGTAGAAGTATCTAAGACAGTAACATATGCATACTTCACAGGTGATTTGATTTATGTAAGTGCTGAGGCAACTGCAGCAGTTGATGAAGCTAAGGCTAATGAGACTTATTCATCAAAGGCACAGATTAACTCAGGCAAGGGAACAAAGGGCAACCCAATTGATATCTACAATGCAGTTGCTTATGCAAAGGCAGGACAGAAGATTCTCCTTCTTGCAGGTGACTATAAGGTAGCTAATAACTTATTAATTCCATTTGGAATTGATGGTACAAGCGAGAAGCCAATCTACATGATGCCAGAACAGGCAGGAACAAGAGTAGTTCTTGACTTCGCGGGTACAACAGGAGAAGGTATAACACTTTGCGGTAACTACTGGTATATCCAGAACATAGATGTAACAAATTCAGCTAATGGTAAGGATGGTATCCATGTAGCAGGAAGTTACAATGTATTAGATTCAGTTAATACATACAACAATGGTAACACAGGTATTCAGATTAGTAGATTTTCAAATGTTCAGGCTAAGTCAGACTGGCCAGCATACAACACAATTAAGAATTGTACATCACATAACAATGCAGATGCAGGTTATGAGGATGCAGATGGATTCGCAGCTAAGTTAACAATTGGTAAGGGCAATGTATTCGTTGGATGTATTGCACATAACAATGCAGATGACGGATGGGATTTATTTGCTAAGGTTGAAACAGGAAATATTCCTGCAGTTGTAATCATGAATTGCGTAGCTTATGCTAACGGATATCTTGAGGATGGAACAGATGCCGGAAACGGAAACGGATTCAAGATGGGTGGTTCAAGCCTTGCAGGTGGACATGTACTTCTTAATTCAGTAGCATTTGAGAATAAGGCTAAGGGTATTGATAGTAACTCTTGCCCTGATAATGTAGTAGTAAGCTCAACATCTTACAACAATAACAACTACAATATAGCATTATATACTAACGATGCTAAGAATACAGATTACACAGCATATGGTGCTCTTTCTTACAGAAATAAGTACCAGAGTGTCTCAGATAGTTTTAAGGCTAAGGGAACACAGGATGCAGCTAAGTTATATCAGGCAACTGATTACTACTGGAAAGCAGCATCGGGTGATGCTAATGAAGCAAGCACAGCATTAACAGACAGCAGCTTTGTTTCAGTTAATACTAATTCAGTAAATGTTGATACAGCAACAGCATTAACAGAGACTGCAACATTACTTGCTGATACAGCTTCAGCAATCAAGTATACAGCAGAGCCTGTAACAAGAAATGCAGATGGAACAATCAACATGAACGGAATCATGATGCTTACAGCAGAGACAAGAGCAGCATTAGGAGCAGGCGTTGGTGCTGACGCACTTGATAAGGCTCCACAGCTTACAGCAGAGTCAAAGCAGATTCTTATTAATGCATTAGGCGAGGAAGAGTTCAACAGAATCGCAAGCTTATCATTTGCTTCACCAGTTCTTTCAAGAGAAGGTAATGAAGGAACACTTACAAAGGATTCAAGCAATATGGCATTAATGATGATATTACTTATGGCATCTGTAGCAGCTGCAGCTGGTGTAGTAGTATTTGAAAAGAAGAGAAGAATGGCTAGATAATTCTTTGAAAGTGTTAATACAGCAGAATGAAAACTAAATAATCTATAGTATTAAATTCCTGAGGAGTATATAATATATACGACTCAGGAATTTTTTTAGGGGATTATATTATTATGAAGAGACGGATAGTAAGTGCAGGATTTGTGTTAATAATAACTGCGTGCATGTGGATAAGTATGACCACATTTGCAGCAGATGTGGATATTAAAGCAGAGAGTGAAGACAAGGGGTATGTGTATTGCGAGAGTGGAGAGCAGGCACTTGCCAAAGTGAATGAGTATCTTGATGATGTATGCTGGGATGACAGGACGGGGATATATGTTGTTTATCCGGGAAATGATGTGTCAGGAAGTGTTACGGTTAATAATAATCACAGCATTGCGGATTCTTATGCGGATTTTATATTTGATGTACAGGTAAGTAATGAGAAGATAACGCTGCAAGGAGCTGGGTATAATCTTTTGAATGTGAAGAGATGTGCTTATGAGACACATTCATATGGTCTTACAAGGGAGCAGGCACTGGAGGCAGACGCAGTTGCAGATGAGATAGTGAACAAATGCAATGCAGAAAGTACTTTGGACAAAATAAGCTATATATATAATTATTTGTGTGAAAATGTGGTTTATGACAGTGCATATGAATTTGGCAGCATATATGATGCACTGGTCGGTGGAAAAACTGTGTGCTCCGGTTATGCTGCCGCATTCCAGGTGATGATGGAAAAGCTGGGGATACCCTGTAAAATTATGGCGGGAAATGTTAATGGAACAGCACATGCGTGGAATGCAGTAAATGTATCTGGTAAATGGTATTATGTTGATGCAACATTTGCGAATACGATGGGCATGCGCGCTGATTATCTGTTATTTGGAAGTGACAGACGCGCTGACGTTTATGGAATTGGGGTTGTCGGCCGAGATTATGATAGTAGTGATGAGACAGTTGCAGAAGAAGTCTCTGAGAATATAGATGATAATGGCAATGAAGCTGATAAGAACAGTCTGGTATATGTGGCTGTCATTGCTGCTGGAGTGCTGGCTGCTGGCGCTGCGGCTGGATGGGGAGTTTTGAGGAAGAGGAATAAAATGTGAAAAAATAGACGGAAATATTATTTATTTTCCCCCAATATGATGATATAGTAAGAAAAAACGAATGTAACAATTAACTGTAGACAAAGAATAAAATGAGGTACTGAATATGAAAAGAAAAAACTTATTGGGAGTTTTGTTAAGCGCTGTGTTATCAATTAGCGCAATGGGAGTTATACCACATATGGTATATGCTGATACTAATTCAGATATGGGAAATGATTATACTGGGTATGCAGGTGGTTATATAGCAGGAAATCTGGATGATAATACTCCAATATATGAGCCTGAATATGTTACATATGCTGATTCATTGATTCCGGAAAAGTATCCGGATAATATGGATGAATTCAAGGTAAAATATCCGGCTTTGAGAGATCAGGGAAGTTATGGAGCATGTTGGGCTTTTTCATCTATAGGACTTGCGGAATTTGATCTTATTAATGATAAGACAAAAGATTCAAAAGTTGATTTAAGTGAGTTACAACTGGCATATTTTACATACAATTCAGTTCTTGATCCATTAGGTGGAACAGAAGGGGATTATACAAAATATCATTCAGAGAATACAAATACCAGCTATCTCAATGCAGGAGGAAACTATCAGTGGGCTATGAAGCGATTCAGCCAGTGGGTAGGAACTGTTAATGAAAATGATGTACCATATGACAATGCACTGGATTCTATTTCTTATGGACTGGATGATAAATATGCATATGGTTATGATGTCGCCCATCTTCAGAATGCATTTGAAATAGATATAAAAAGTCAGACACAGGATGTAAAGCAGCAGATAATAGAACATGGTGCTGTAGGTGTTTCTTATACACATAAGAATGCTGGTGTTAATTATATTAATAAGTCATATTATGATACATCAGATACAGTTATAGGATATGGTGACGGCGGACATGCAGTAATGGTAGTTGGATGGGATGATAACTATTCTAAGGATAATTTTACATCTACTAATTCGGCAGGAGAGACAGTTAAGCCTTCGAATAATGGTGCATGGCTTGTTAGAAACAGCTGGGGAGAAAGTACATCATATTATAACCAGTTAGATTATTTTTGGATGTCATATGAGACATACTCTTTAAATACAACCGCATGGGTATTTGATTTTTCAGCAAATGATGGATTTGATAATAATTACCAGATTGATGGCGGTCTGGAAAATCAGGTTGATTATTATTATGATAATGTTGCAAATGTATTTACAGTAGGTAGTAAAGAGGGTGTTAAGTCAGAAACATTAAAGTCGGTATCATTGTTGTTTTCTCAGACGGCAAATGTTGGATATACAATAGATATATATACTGATATGACAGACAGTTTAAATCCATTAAGTGGAACAAGAACATCAGGGGCAAATGGAGTGACATCATATGCAGGTTATTACACAATTCCTCTTGATAACGAGGTGGAATTAAAACCGGGAAGTACATTTGCAGTAGTTGTCAAGACTGACAAAAAAGCAATAGAATATGAATATACATGGTCAACCCAGCAGGACATAAATAGTAGTAATTCAACTGTTATATGGGAAAGAGAAGTAAGTAAGAATTTTGATGGAAACCAAAGAAGCCTTTATTATTCATACGGAAAGTTTGGGGTATCACCTTGGAATAACTATTGTATAAAGGCGTTCACATCAGATAATTACTATAAGAGTGATGCTGAGGAAGTCAAAATTGCAAAGACGGTAATAGAGAATGCACTTAAAGATGTGGAAGCTGATAATGAATTAACTGATACAGATATACAAAGAATTATAGATGAGGCATTAAGCAAAGCTGGAATATTAGAAATAAAGACTAAAGTAACAGATTTTAAAAAGGCAGAAGCAACAATAGAGAAAGCAGGAAGTATAGATGCAAGTATAGCAGTTACTTATGGTAGTGCAGCAGATACGGTTGTGTATAGTACAGTAATAAAACAGTTACCAAAACCTGCACCAGAACCTGTTAAGAGAAATGGTCTGTGTAAGGCAGATGATGGAAATTATTACTATTATGTAAATAATGTGATTGATACAGGTTTTACAGACATAATACCATTTGAAGATGAGTGGGTTTATGTAGAGAATGGAAAATTAAACTTTGATTACACAGGAATCAGAGAAAATATGAATGGCTGGTGGAGAATAGAGAATGGAAAGGTAAACTTTAACTTCACAGGCTTGGCAAATAATGAGAATGGAAGATTCTATATAGAAAATGGACGGGTAAACTTTAACTATACAGACGTAATACCGGATGGAAATGACTGGGTATATGTACAGGATAGTAAAGTAATGTACGACTATACAGGAATCAGAGAAAATATGAATGGCTGGTGGAGAATAGAGAATGGAAAAGTAAACTTTAACTTCACAGGCTTGGCAAATAATGAGAATGGAAGATTCTATATAGAAAATGGACGGGTAAACTTTAACTATACAGACATAATACCGGATGGAAATGACTGGGTATATGTACAGGATAGTAAAGTAATGTACGACTATACAGGAATCAGAGAAAATATGAATGGCTGGTGGAGAATAGAGAATGGAAAGGTAAACTTTAACTTCACAGGCTTGGCAAATAATGAGAATGGAAGATTCTATATAGAAAATGGACGGGTAAACTTTAACTATACAGACATAATACCAGATGGAAATGACTGGGTATATGTACAGGATAGTAAAGTAATGTACGACTATACAGGAATCAGAGAAAATATGAATGGCTGGTGGAGAATAGAGAATGGACGGGTAAACTTTAACTTCACAGGCATAGCAAGTAATGAAAATGGAGAATTTTATATAGTTAATGGAAAAGTAGATTTTGGCTACAATGGAAGTTATATAAAAGATGGAATTTCATACATGGTTTTAAATGGAAAAGTTGTATATAAATATTGAGAAGGTTATGCAAATGTGATACAATTGACTTCAATCGGTGACATAAATTGTGATGATTGCACAAATCACTGGATGAAGGGAGTATACATTTATGAAAAGGTTTTTCAGGAAAGGGGTTGGCGTTATTGCTTCAATTGCATTGGCTGTTGGAACAATAACATCAATGGTAACGCCTGGTATTGTAGCATCAGGCGCGTCACTTACAGACAACAATTTCAGTAGTGTGGGAGGATTTAACGAAAGTATTTATGCACAGATTACTGGAATTAAGGATGCAGATGTTACAGGTGTATCATATACAGGAACATCATCAGGAACACTTACAGGACAGGATCTAGAGTATCTTGTAAGAGATAAAAATAATGGAGTACGCGTTGATATTCCAGGGGTTACTCCGGGTACATATACTCTTACAGTTACAACTAAGAATGGTACTATTACTAAGAGTGGAATTACAGTAGATGCACAGGATCGTTCAGGATATGCACATTTTAATTATACAGATGGTGTTGGTGCATATAATGATGACGGTACATTGAAGAACAATGCGATAGTACTTTATGTAACAGATGAGAATAAGAATGATGTAACTCTAACATATGGAGGAGTTACCGTTAAAGGAATTGGTAATATACTTAATTCAGTTGGTAAGGCTTGCGGAGAGGCTGGACATGAAACTGATTGTAAGAAAGTCTCAGATGGTAAAACCTATTATGCTAAGGGAAATACTAATCAGGGAATAATTGAGAAACTTGCTGAAGCAGGAATTCCATTAGATATAAGATTTATAGGAACAGTAAGTGATAGTGGCTTATATAAGAGCGGTACATTTGATTTAAAGTCAAATAGCGGACTTATAGATGGACTTACTGCTTATGATTCAAATGACTTTGGTGGATCAGATGGTGACAACGGCCATATGGCAAGAATAAAATCTGGCAAAGATATTACTCTTGAAGGTATTGGAACAGATGCAGTTATTGATGGATGGGGATTCCATTATATGTCAGAGAGTGCTAAACCAGATTTAGGAAAGAGTTTTGAAGTTCGTAACCTTACATTTATTAATACACCAGAAGATGCTATTGGTATGGAAGGTGTACAGGAAAAGGCAAATGTTTCATCAGATCTTTCAGCAAGTGTAGAGCGTTGCTGGATACATAATAATGAGTTCTATTGTCCGGATGTTTCAAGCCCGGCAGAATCAGATAAGAGTGAGGGTGATGGTTCAGTAGACTTTAAGCGAGGTCAGTATTTTACATGTAGTTATAATTATTTTGAAGGATGCCATAAGACTAATCTGGTAGGTTCATCAGATGCAAGTCTTCAGTTTAATCTTACATATCATCATAATTACTGGAAACTGTGTAAGGCAAGAGGACCATTAACACGTAATGCAAATGTCCATATGTATAACAACATATTTGAGGGACAGACAGATTATGCTATGAATGTAAGAGTTAATGCTTATATATTCTCAGAATATAATCTGTTCTATATGAGCAAGAACCCACAGAGAGATGATACAGATGCAGGTGTAATCAAGAGTTATAACGATTCATTCTCAAGCTGTATCGGTTCAATGGATGGCGTTAAAGTTACAGATAAGTCACAGACTGTAGATAATAAATGCCGGTTTGCAGCAAGAAATATTGATTACAGCAAGTTTGATACAGATAGTAATCTTTCATATATTCCAACAGGAGATTATCAGCTGCAGACAAGCATAACAGAAGCAAGAAAAGTTATAGAATCTAAGACAGGAGTTCTTAATGAAAATCCTGTTGCAGCATCAGTTGTTACAATGTCACAGATTTCGTATCTTCCAAGTGGAGTTACTCCTGAAAATATTACATCATTACCAACAACATTAACACCAGGAAAAGTATCTAAGACAGTGTATGCATTTACAGTTGGTGGAACAGTTGATGTAACAATTAATTATGCAAGTGATGCACTCTCAGATACAGGAGTGCTTGTTAATGAAGCAGGAGAAAGTTTCCTTATAGCAAGTGGAACTGCAGTTAATCTTCCAGCAGGAACATATATGATTCAGCCATATAACGTTCAGGCTGGAGATGGCAAGAAAATGCAGAATCCTACATTTAAGACAGTAACAATTAACTCTATTGAAATAAGAGCAAATGATCCAAATGCACATTATCATGATTTTAAACTGGTAAGTACAACAGATGCAACTTGTGATAAAGAAGGAAGTAAAATATATAAGTGTTCATGTGGAGAAAAGAAGATTGAGATAATTGCAAAGACAGCACACAAATATGGTGAATGGGTAATTGAAAAAGAAGCAACAGAGACAGAAACTGGTATAAAGATCCGTACATGTACAGTGTGCAATA includes the following:
- a CDS encoding right-handed parallel beta-helix repeat-containing protein, which gives rise to MKKNRKRIVAAFMTVLMALTLVPTWLLGGVFATTAKADDAVYTATSGTIGDYFKLQNKVVDDAGNSAKVYLLDGKEVKSKGRIKLGTVESSKDTGSITFTVAEGKKAKVEVWAISANSTTDSEIGIFTSSGDVKAKAISYATKNKKLGDIEYGKAKNGIELTVSADELTAGDYYIATVKGAAQPSNVYYVRVTETSAGPVVGDKPSVKADSVKAVYNSETGKIDVTWEAAVEGSGSSVFNIYVNDSKNPVKSVPCTEYSYSYEPTASGEYTFTVKGALGTDEEETGATGKTTCTLPLSAPTVKATRVPTDGTKINVEASGSEAEKYEFSVYDSDKKLVKTVEAEAKDGKAATTVEGLKEGYKYYVSATAVRGEEKKESDGEKMASVMPYAEKDTSQAIPGMTVINTNDADNSKTVSLTIVRENGTIKAGQTSGKSSKIEKTGIKYGSLIAAPATTKDFTFSATIKVTGAERGTSTSKQQGVYLGAFADTKQATKDIISAELGTDGKAYSAYIGIKKDGEFDRDGGVDAKLDTEYKVTITRTGSVYTYSVKNKNDDVVMQESVTATADALKEGGAAIPAIALVGATATITNIKLTVDGKAEVDAANFTGSFNPFVDNWAIVDAPVLSDVTTEENKKDGKITIKVDEEISPVGAAEVSVDMIDAEGKVVDTKVASSTGASVTFEPKASGDYSFKAYATRPTETTKKESESITVKGFVLPIKAPVVNARTATDSKVEVYWDAVPEANTYKVEYKKNGDESFAVLTEGTTALSAMTPSLTAGETYIFKVTATRTSDGQSKTSNDVIFTVADHEQFVWKFSAFGQGVTINEDKLNDKKKSNNGYSGSVNTGDGSVNVWSVGSKGKLVPASTDGVAFYYATIPANKNFTLTATANVNSWTYTNGQEGFGLMAADAVGTNGDSSVFWNNSYMASATKVEYYSSVDEETGVASVSKTSGDKISMKLGIGSQEKIGVTNDNIDKLKDNDTDTVTNEFKTSMSTLDTSKLGSEAGTYNLIGNYTNTDSTFVGTTVENPITTIKLTIQKNNTGYFVSYTDANGNTTTKKYYDTEALSKLDADNVYVGMFASRTCDVTYTDISLTTIDPADDAPAEERPVEYKDVVLSVSSASTSSSENYKLKGMSNVDGHVVVTKGEEVVGEGDVKASEAFAFDTKLKVGDNKFVVTLTPDENFKFGDYELPTSYDPVEVSKTVTYAYFTGDLIYVSAEATAAVDEAKANETYSSKAQINSGKGTKGNPIDIYNAVAYAKAGQKILLLAGDYKVANNLLIPFGIDGTSEKPIYMMPEQAGTRVVLDFAGTTGEGITLCGNYWYIQNIDVTNSANGKDGIHVAGSYNVLDSVNTYNNGNTGIQISRFSNVQAKSDWPAYNTIKNCTSHNNADAGYEDADGFAAKLTIGKGNVFVGCIAHNNADDGWDLFAKVETGNIPAVVIMNCVAYANGYLEDGTDAGNGNGFKMGGSSLAGGHVLLNSVAFENKAKGIDSNSCPDNVVVSSTSYNNNNYNIALYTNDAKNTDYTAYGALSYRNKYQSVSDSFKAKGTQDAAKLYQATDYYWKAASGDANEASTALTDSSFVSVNTNSVNVDTATALTETATLLADTASAIKYTAEPVTRNADGTINMNGIMMLTAETRAALGAGVGADALDKAPQLTAESKQILINALGEEEFNRIASLSFASPVLSREGNEGTLTKDSSNMALMMILLMASVAAAAGVVVFEKKRRMAR
- a CDS encoding transglutaminase domain-containing protein; the protein is MKRRIVSAGFVLIITACMWISMTTFAADVDIKAESEDKGYVYCESGEQALAKVNEYLDDVCWDDRTGIYVVYPGNDVSGSVTVNNNHSIADSYADFIFDVQVSNEKITLQGAGYNLLNVKRCAYETHSYGLTREQALEADAVADEIVNKCNAESTLDKISYIYNYLCENVVYDSAYEFGSIYDALVGGKTVCSGYAAAFQVMMEKLGIPCKIMAGNVNGTAHAWNAVNVSGKWYYVDATFANTMGMRADYLLFGSDRRADVYGIGVVGRDYDSSDETVAEEVSENIDDNGNEADKNSLVYVAVIAAGVLAAGAAAGWGVLRKRNKM